In the genome of Candida albicans SC5314 chromosome 6, complete sequence, the window ATCGTCGTTTCAAAGAGAATCCAAACGATATGGTGTATGCCAACAATGCTATCAGTTGTTACTTGCAAGCTGCTGGTCTTTATAAGAATGGGAAAACCAGGAAATTATTAGCCAGAATCTTGTGGTTGATCAGTTTGGATGATGCTTCCGGGACATTGGCACAagcatttgaaaatttcagaGGAGAAGTTCCTGTATGGTATTGGATCACTTTTATACCACAATTGTTGACATCCTTGTCACAGAAGGAAGCCAAATTGGCGAAACAGATTTTGGTTCGAATTGCTAAAAATTATCCACAAGCATTACATTTCCAACTTCGAACTGCAAGAGAGGAATTTGCTGCTCAGCAACGACATGTTGTTGACCTTGCTCGTCAGCAAGCTGCTCAAGTTTCTGCTGCTACCGCTACTgttccttcttcttcatcttcaccTAATGGAGTAAATGATACTAATAGCACCAaccaacaatcaaaattgaatggaTCACTGGCAGGAAATGGGGACAAGACACAACAATCACCAACTTCTCAACCACAGCAGCCACCACATCCACAAATTAACATTCCAAATTCTGTTCGTCAACCATTGGAACATATTGATGAGATTATGgctattttgaaaactgCTTATCCATTAATGGCACTTTCTTTGGAATCATTGGTGGATCAAATCAACCAAAGATTCAAGTGTACTGCAGACGAAGATGCGTATAGGTTATGTGTTGCATTGCTTAATGATGGTATTCAGTATTTGAACAAAATAGGGAATCCTAAGGAAGATGCCAAATTGCCACCTATCACCGAAGCTAATATAACCAGATTTGCTGAAACTGTACTTCCAAAACAGATTAGAgctgaatttgaaaaagatttggTAATTTCGAAACCAAACTTGGAAACTTATATTTCTAAATTAAGAAATTGGAGAGATAGGTTAGAGGACAAATTAGATAGACGGTTTTCGCAAGTCAATTTGGAGAATTTATGTCCTCATTTGAGTgaatttcatcatcagaaatttgaagaaattgaagttCCAGGGCAATATTTGTTGAACAAGGATAGCAACGCCCATTttgttaaaattgaaagattcCTTTCCACCATTGATTTAGCTCGTGGTTCTAGTGCCTGTTATAAGAGATTGAGAATTCGTGGTCATGATGGTAGTTTACACACATTTGCGGTCCAATTTCCAGCGGCTCGTAATTGTCGTCGTGAGGAATCGGTATTTCAACTTTTCAGAATATTTAACGACAGCATTTCGAGAAAAGTTGAGACTCGTCGTCGTAATATCCAATTTACTTTACCAATTGCCGTTCCATTATCTCCACATATTCGTATTGTCAATGATGATACTAGAGATGTGACATTACAAAGAGTTTATGAAGATTTCTGTAAAAAGAATGGTAAGAGTCGTGATGAACCATTTATTTATACAGTGGAGAAATTAAGAGCCGCTTTTGACCAAAGATTACCCAAACCCGATATTGCTAGTGTTAAAGTTGAAATCTTGAGTGCAATTCAATCATTATTGGTTCCCTCCACGGTGTTGAAAAAccattttatcaatttgtatccaaattttgaagatttcTGGTTATTCCGTAAGCAATTCACTTCACAATATGCGTCATTTATTTTCACCACATACATGATGTGTATTAATGCTAGACAACCACAGAAAATTCATGTTAATAGAGGTTCAGGAGCTGTTTGGACTTCTGATATGTTACCATACAGATTATCAACCAGAAATAATGGTGAAATTACCCATAATAAACAATCTCCTATATTTGTTAATACTGAACAAGTTCCATTTAGATTAACTccaaatattcaaaaattgattggaGAAACTGGGTTGGAAGGTGTTTTATCGGTTTATGTTTTATGTATTGCTCGAGCATTATTGGAACCAGAATCTGATTTGGAACAATATTTGACTTTGTTTGTGAGAGATGAAGTTATGTCTTGGTATTCACAAAATGATAAAGCAGCGTTATCCAATGAGAAACAATTGAGTGATATTGTACGTTTGAATGttgaaaatataattagAAGAGTAATGACGATGGGACATATATCATCGGCAAATGGAGTGGCTAATCAACATGTTTTGGAGTTGATTTCACAAGCTGTTAATCCTCGTAATTTAGCTTCAGCTGATACCTTATGGATGGCAtacttttaaaaaaaaataaaatttaattgttgtatagtatttgaaaaattgtattgtattgtattgtattgtattgtattgtatttatatatgTTTATTAAActattagtattattgttgtatttattaaattttccccattttattgttatcaTTGACTCAAACTGAGTAATACCTATCTAATCTATATCGATAATCATCTATTGATTCAGAACCGATACGAATCTTTCTATTTCGTTTAAGTACTCTTCTATCAACTTTATTACCAATATATTCTAAAGCCTTTTCacaaattatcattaatataAAAACACAAATTGTCGAaagtaatgaaaatatcattgatgtaatttggaaaaaaatgatATATTTATCGACTCTTGTTTTCGTTACTACTTTCCCACGTTCACGTTCAATTTCATACATGGCTCCAGCTCTAACACTTTGAATAACTGCAGTGatattcaatattaatCCAATAAACTCCAACACAAATGAACTAAATAAACATCGTAATGAAAGGACTGTTGGTATAGTGCCTGAACATAAAGGTAAAACCAGGGCATTAATAACAAACTTTAGTAACACCTCTGATGGTTAGTATCTTTCAGACAGAATTCTTGTCTGTTTgaagttgttttttttttttcacataCCATAATTAGTGTATATGCTGTTGATATAATACCTATGGGAGGTcgattttcaatatcatctAATGGAACACAAACATATATTAGAATatattgaatcaataaGAATGTCAAATAAATTCGGAAAATGTTTTTAAACACGGCAAGATTATAAATACTAtaaatgttttcaattattgtaTTATTCCCAACATTGATTCTCTGCCCATCTGGTAAAGGAGGATCAAATAATACGTTATGAACCATAAGTTATCTATTCATTTATAAAAGCCGTGGACGTCCTAGTTATTAATTGTAGTTGTTTCTAGTAATTGGGTATTGATGTCTTGacataaattgattttgttgaagttgttgttgcaaaaaaaatttaaaaatttaaggcaaacccaaaaaaacaaagcaaagcaaagaagaaataaacCCCAAATGGTATCAACCACCAAATTAATCTATTCcattcattatcaacaatctAGAACCATAAAGTATTGATTCTGCataacaaacaaataaacaaagtaatcaagaaaaaaaaataaataaaaccATGCAAGaacaaccaaccaaccaaccaaccaaccaaacTTCCCCaagaaaattgatttgCGACAACTTTAATTTGGAGTTGGTGGAAAATAGGGATTTTCAGGACGATTAACAACCAATCTATTATATAAATCT includes:
- a CDS encoding uncharacterized protein (Ortholog of C. dubliniensis CD36 : Cd36_61450, C. parapsilosis CDC317 : CPAR2_602710, Candida tenuis NRRL Y-1498 : cten_CGOB_00240 and Pichia stipitis Pignal : psti_CGOB_00191); amino-acid sequence: MVHNVLFDPPLPDGQRINVGNNTIIENIYSIYNLAVFKNIFRIYLTFLLIQYILIYVCVPLDDIENRPPIGIISTAYTLIMFVINASVLPLCSGTIPTVLSLRCLFSSFVLEFIGLILNITAVIQSVRAGAMYEIERERGKVVTKTRVDKYIIFFQITSMIFSLLSTICVFILMIICEKALEYIGNKVDRRVLKRNRKIRIGSESIDDYRYRLDRYYSV